In one window of Zhongshania aliphaticivorans DNA:
- a CDS encoding spinster family MFS transporter, translating into MESNINAPLGAKNNPYANKGYRYYVLGALTTAYAFNFVDRQILAILQEPIKAELGLSDGQLGLLTGFAFAMFYVVMGIPIARIADRGIRRNIIVWAIGIWSLMTAFCGLAQNFMHLLLARIGVGVGEAGCSPPAHSMISDIFPPSTRATALATYNVGVNIGILVGFMMGGWLHELYGWRVAFYAVGIPGILLALVFRFTIKEPQRGYSEGKKQSTDTTPQPTAKEVITLLWSKRTFRHLMVASSMVAFSGYGLLNWLPSFLVRSHGLGTGEIGTWLALIAGIGGGIGTFAAGYFADRLGARDGRWYVWISALGFSIQLPLIITMLLIDNSNAALLCFIIPGALGTIYLAPVIAVAHSLVENRMRALASAIVFLIINLIGLGLGPLLVGIVSDLLAPSLGSESLRYSLLLLAATAITIGIVHFSLAARTIREETS; encoded by the coding sequence ATGGAATCAAACATTAATGCACCCCTCGGGGCTAAAAACAATCCTTACGCAAATAAGGGGTATCGCTATTATGTACTTGGCGCACTCACCACTGCCTATGCCTTTAATTTTGTTGACCGCCAGATTTTGGCCATTCTTCAAGAGCCAATTAAAGCTGAGCTAGGCCTTTCTGATGGCCAATTAGGCTTGCTCACTGGATTCGCCTTTGCCATGTTCTATGTGGTAATGGGAATCCCCATAGCGCGGATAGCTGACCGTGGTATACGACGAAACATTATTGTCTGGGCTATTGGGATCTGGAGCCTTATGACGGCGTTCTGTGGTCTTGCCCAGAACTTCATGCATCTACTGCTAGCGCGTATCGGCGTCGGCGTTGGTGAAGCAGGTTGCAGCCCGCCAGCGCACTCCATGATCTCTGATATATTTCCCCCTAGCACACGCGCCACCGCATTAGCGACCTACAACGTGGGTGTAAACATCGGCATTTTAGTGGGCTTTATGATGGGTGGTTGGCTGCATGAGCTCTACGGCTGGCGCGTCGCATTTTATGCCGTTGGTATTCCCGGCATATTATTAGCCCTAGTATTTCGATTTACGATAAAAGAACCTCAGCGAGGCTATTCCGAAGGTAAAAAGCAAAGCACAGACACCACGCCTCAGCCAACGGCAAAAGAAGTCATTACCTTACTTTGGTCAAAGCGCACGTTTCGACATTTAATGGTCGCCTCAAGCATGGTCGCATTCTCAGGCTACGGCTTGCTCAATTGGTTACCGTCTTTTCTAGTACGTAGCCACGGTTTGGGCACAGGTGAAATTGGCACTTGGTTAGCCTTAATCGCGGGCATAGGCGGTGGAATTGGCACATTCGCCGCTGGGTACTTTGCAGACCGTTTAGGTGCTCGCGATGGTCGCTGGTATGTTTGGATAAGCGCACTCGGATTTAGTATTCAGTTGCCACTAATTATCACAATGCTGCTTATCGACAATAGTAACGCAGCCCTGCTATGTTTCATCATTCCTGGTGCATTGGGCACGATTTATCTAGCGCCGGTTATTGCCGTCGCCCATAGCTTGGTCGAGAACCGTATGCGGGCCCTGGCCTCTGCCATCGTATTTCTTATTATTAACTTAATCGGCCTAGGTCTTGGACCGCTACTGGTTGGTATTGTAAGCGACCTACTCGCACCTTCTTTGGGCTCGGAGAGCCTTCGCTATTCGCTACTATTGCTGGCAGCCACCGCCATTACGATTGGCATAGTACATTTTTCACTTGCCGCCCGCACCATTCGTGAAGAAACCTCTTAA
- a CDS encoding AMP-binding protein → MNLKMLPLQSFLAKVDANPNAAYLHQPDSGVWTTYTLSETASRAAKLASALLANGCDKGDRISILSKNCADWVIADLGIMMAGMVSVPIYASAGESTISHVVSHSGAKIVLLGKLDESIAADAALKDVPVVTLGGRIEEGRPSLDSWLEQYEELKNIAQAEPEDLWTIVYTSGSTGVPKGVCLTYGNIRATARDQQAAYYESDDGKRALSYLPLAHVAERSCVEITSMYYDLEVFFNESLDTFMRDLQHARVTQFVSVPRLWAKFQAQVLAQIDYDTLESLLSSDSGAEVSRSIREKLGFGHCKSFGSGTAPIAPALLKWYTRIGIEIMEGWGMTETSGVAAGNTPFEPERLGSIGVPVNDVEMKLSEQGEILIRGEAIFTQYYKNATAMEEAFVDGWFRTGDRGDLQANGAWRIIGRVKEQFKTAKGKYVAPAPIESLLLADPYIEQACVSGSGQPQPFAIVVLVEGVSLEKEAMTSRFEQLLTEVNEQLESHEHLSGVYIVSEPWTIENERLTPTMKLKRDNIEASYADIMGSVKGVIWQ, encoded by the coding sequence ATGAATTTAAAGATGTTGCCACTACAAAGTTTTTTGGCAAAGGTTGATGCCAACCCAAATGCGGCGTATTTACATCAGCCGGACAGCGGTGTGTGGACGACTTATACCTTGTCAGAGACAGCTAGCAGGGCTGCAAAGTTAGCATCGGCATTACTTGCCAATGGTTGTGATAAAGGGGATCGCATTAGTATCTTGTCCAAGAACTGTGCAGATTGGGTAATCGCCGACCTAGGAATAATGATGGCCGGTATGGTGAGCGTGCCTATCTACGCAAGTGCTGGCGAGTCGACGATATCGCATGTGGTATCGCATAGTGGGGCCAAGATTGTATTACTGGGGAAACTGGATGAATCCATTGCCGCGGATGCCGCATTGAAAGATGTTCCTGTTGTCACACTTGGTGGTCGAATTGAGGAGGGGAGGCCCAGCCTTGATTCATGGCTTGAACAATACGAGGAGCTCAAGAATATTGCACAAGCAGAACCGGAAGATCTGTGGACAATTGTGTACACCTCAGGAAGTACGGGTGTACCAAAAGGTGTTTGTTTAACGTATGGCAATATACGCGCAACGGCGCGAGATCAGCAGGCGGCTTATTATGAGTCAGATGACGGCAAAAGAGCGTTGTCTTATCTGCCTCTTGCCCATGTGGCGGAGCGTTCTTGTGTAGAAATTACTTCAATGTATTACGACCTAGAGGTGTTTTTTAACGAATCACTAGACACCTTTATGCGTGACTTGCAGCATGCCAGGGTCACTCAATTTGTGTCGGTTCCTAGGTTATGGGCAAAATTTCAAGCTCAAGTGTTGGCGCAAATTGATTATGACACCCTCGAGTCGCTACTTAGTTCGGATAGTGGTGCTGAAGTGTCTAGGTCAATTCGGGAAAAATTAGGTTTTGGCCATTGCAAAAGTTTTGGTTCCGGTACCGCGCCAATCGCACCTGCGTTGTTGAAATGGTACACACGTATTGGCATTGAGATTATGGAAGGCTGGGGAATGACCGAAACGTCCGGTGTCGCAGCGGGTAATACCCCGTTTGAACCAGAACGCCTAGGCAGTATTGGGGTGCCAGTAAATGATGTTGAAATGAAGCTTAGCGAACAGGGTGAGATTCTGATTCGGGGGGAGGCGATTTTTACTCAATACTACAAAAATGCCACGGCGATGGAGGAGGCATTTGTGGATGGCTGGTTCCGCACAGGGGACCGCGGTGATCTGCAGGCCAACGGAGCTTGGCGTATTATCGGGCGCGTTAAGGAACAGTTCAAAACGGCAAAAGGCAAGTATGTTGCGCCAGCACCAATAGAATCCCTGTTGTTGGCGGACCCCTATATTGAGCAGGCCTGTGTCTCAGGTTCGGGACAGCCACAGCCATTTGCGATCGTTGTTCTCGTCGAAGGTGTGTCATTGGAGAAAGAGGCAATGACTTCTCGGTTTGAACAATTGCTTACGGAAGTAAATGAGCAGCTTGAATCACATGAGCATTTGTCTGGTGTTTATATTGTCAGTGAACCCTGGACCATAGAAAATGAACGACTAACACCCACCATGAAATTGAAACGCGATAATATTGAAGCGAGCTACGCTGATATTATGGGCAGCGTGAAAGGGGTGATTTGGCAGTGA
- a CDS encoding alpha/beta hydrolase: MSSHKRMQLRDLQPQFRRGLLRMPPVRLESRFLRGLTRMLEPVLFRDAGDQQVHIQETEIGAAKVRVYTPIGQQSGCGLIWIHGGGMITGRASMNDRECRHLVNDLGAVVVSVDYRLAPEHIYPAAIDDCYEAWLWLQKSVDDFGVDRNRIAIAGQSAGGGLAAALCQRVLDSGGVQPVAQCLFYPMLDDRTAARQELDVVQHLGWNNLNNRYGWSAYLGHDVAQENLPEWAMPARREELANLPPAWIGVGELDLFYEENLAYAHRLREAGVSCDVDVVARAPHAFDLFVPGAEASKSFQQGAWDFLRRYLCSSA; the protein is encoded by the coding sequence ATGAGTTCCCATAAGCGCATGCAATTACGCGATCTGCAGCCACAATTTCGCCGAGGCCTGCTCCGCATGCCGCCAGTGCGTCTGGAATCTCGATTTCTGCGTGGGCTGACACGGATGCTCGAACCTGTTCTGTTTCGTGATGCTGGCGATCAGCAGGTGCATATCCAAGAAACCGAGATAGGCGCAGCCAAGGTGCGGGTTTATACACCCATAGGTCAGCAATCGGGTTGTGGGCTTATTTGGATTCATGGCGGAGGCATGATCACCGGCCGAGCGAGTATGAATGATCGTGAGTGCAGGCATTTAGTGAATGATTTAGGTGCTGTTGTCGTTTCTGTCGATTATCGATTGGCGCCTGAGCATATTTATCCTGCTGCTATAGATGATTGCTACGAAGCGTGGTTGTGGCTTCAAAAATCAGTGGATGATTTTGGCGTTGATCGTAATCGGATCGCGATAGCCGGCCAAAGTGCCGGCGGCGGCCTTGCCGCTGCTCTGTGTCAACGAGTTCTAGACTCCGGCGGTGTGCAGCCAGTAGCGCAATGTCTCTTCTATCCGATGCTGGATGATCGTACTGCTGCTCGCCAAGAGTTGGATGTTGTCCAACATCTTGGCTGGAATAACCTTAACAATCGATACGGCTGGTCCGCGTATTTGGGCCATGATGTAGCTCAGGAAAACCTGCCCGAATGGGCGATGCCAGCACGCCGAGAAGAATTGGCTAATCTTCCGCCAGCGTGGATAGGGGTGGGGGAACTCGATCTTTTCTATGAAGAAAATCTCGCCTATGCCCATCGTTTGCGAGAAGCGGGTGTGTCTTGTGATGTAGACGTTGTGGCTAGAGCCCCACACGCTTTTGACCTTTTTGTTCCCGGGGCGGAAGCATCCAAATCTTTCCAACAAGGCGCATGGGATTTCCTTCGTCGCTACTTGTGTTCGTCAGCATAA
- a CDS encoding SOS response-associated peptidase → MCGRIFVRPEAKTQNLLHQLNLEHFTLPDTPNVAPTEAIPVIHYWEDRLTVSPMRWWLVPSWSDGPNTKFAMFNARIETIASSRAYKGPLKYRRGIVPVSGFVEWKREANKKQPYYFEGQEQSLALAAIWETWRDELLSVSILTQPANTDFAQYHDRMPVMLAGDHITQWLDHSISAEDELASVHGASITLSARAVSTQINNGRVKEWV, encoded by the coding sequence ATGTGCGGAAGAATATTTGTTAGGCCGGAAGCCAAAACGCAAAATCTACTCCATCAACTAAACTTGGAACACTTTACGCTCCCAGACACACCGAATGTCGCCCCTACCGAAGCGATACCCGTTATTCACTACTGGGAGGATAGGCTAACAGTCAGCCCGATGCGTTGGTGGCTAGTGCCAAGTTGGTCCGATGGCCCCAACACAAAGTTTGCGATGTTCAATGCACGTATCGAAACTATCGCCAGCAGCCGAGCCTATAAAGGCCCACTCAAATACCGCAGGGGGATTGTTCCAGTCAGTGGCTTCGTAGAATGGAAGCGCGAAGCGAATAAGAAGCAGCCTTATTACTTTGAGGGACAGGAGCAATCACTAGCCCTCGCCGCCATATGGGAAACGTGGCGTGATGAATTACTATCCGTATCGATTCTGACACAGCCAGCAAATACTGATTTTGCGCAATACCATGATCGTATGCCGGTCATGCTTGCTGGCGATCACATTACGCAATGGCTGGATCATTCAATATCCGCAGAGGACGAGCTTGCCAGCGTACATGGCGCGAGCATTACGCTTTCCGCAAGAGCAGTGAGCACGCAGATTAATAATGGAAGAGTAAAAGAATGGGTGTAA